ACGAACTCTGACTTCAGCCGAGAACCTTCAAGTGCTTTGTCGCGAGCGTCTTTCAATTGTTGCTCTGATTCGAGCAATAACTTTTGCGATCTCAAGTTTGCCACCAGTTGCCGAAACACAACGATAAACAGTGCCAGCATTGCTAAACCCAGTGTGGGGAATAAACCTCTAGCGAAAAGTGTCTTGCTGTTTGAACGACTCAGGTACTGATCGAGTTTGTTCAGACTGGCGATGTCTATCGGGTCATAGAGTTCATGGATTTTATCCATATTGTCTTTTTGGCGATCCAGTGCTTCTTCTATCTCTGCGGCGGATGCCTTATCAGCACGTAATTGCACAAGTTTCTTGAGCGAAATCTGCTCAGCATCGATGGCCTTTTTAACAGCGGCAACGGCCGCCTGCTGAGCGGGATCGGTCTGTGCCGAAATATCGATTTTAGCAATGGCCTCAGGTAGCTTATTCAGTGCTTCGTTGTATGGCTTCAGGTAGGATGTTTTACCGGTCAGCACATAGCCGCGTGCTCCGTTTTCAGAGTCCCGCAGTAGCGAAATTACGTCGACGATTCTGACGCGATATTGATGGGTGAGGTCGAGAAATTTTTCGAGTTTGACTATGTCAAAGATCGTCAGGTAGGCGCTCAAATAGATAGTGCCGGTGACCAGGAAAAGAACTGCGAAACCGGCAAATAACTGTTGTTCTGTGCTGAGTCTTGACTTGAGCATAGTTTATCGAGTGTTCTCAGGCACTTCTAAACGTACCGTCTCAAGTATCGCATGAACGCGACTGCGTGTGACTTCCGGGGATGTTGAGATAGTTGAGCTTGTGGTCAGTAATCCTCAACAGATTGGAAAAAAGAATTTTCAAAATTATTTGAACTTTTTTGCCCTGGATGACGTTATATAAGACATAGGTCAGCAATGAGGTGACGACGATGAAATCTATACCGAAGCGACTGGTGCCGATTATATTACTGCTGGCAGCACTGATTGTCGGGCCGCTGACAAGCTGTCTGCTGCCCGCTCATGCCGAATCAGAGGCTAGCTCATCAGCTGGATCAGAGGCAGGGTTGGAGGCTGGCACGCCCGGGCGGGGGCGGAGAGGCGGACGAAGAGCTTACTGGCGACGCATGCGCGCTCAGGCGAACAAAGAGGCGCGTAAAGAGGAGCAGAAGTATCGTGCCACTCATTGGACGGGCGACCATCATTAGGTTTGCATCGCATTAAATTATCTGGTGACTGACTATCGAAAGAGGCATGTCCGGTTCGATGATGACGTTCTGACCGGCAGCTCTCATTCTGATAATTTCCGAAAGAAGCACGCTAATTCGGTCGTATGTCATGACGTCCAGATTTTGCCAGAGCTGCTCTTTCGCTGCATTTTTCAGTTCGAGGGAATCGTCTGAGTGTACGATTTCGCCACTGCGCACCTCTAGTCTGCGGATTTTTGATTTCTCCTGGAAAATTATTCGTGAATTGAGAAGTCGTGTCAGAACTTTTCCGCGTAAATATGATTTGGCAATGCGTTTGAAGAGCCTGCCAAACTTCCCAGACACATCCTCGGGGGTGTATTCGACCAGTGAATCGTCTGAATCTTCGTCCTCGAGATCATCGTCGTCGGGTTCGCCTGTGTCCAGGGGATTTGTAGCTTCACCATTGGACTGCTGTGACAGTCTGGCTGACTTACGGATAAATCTTATACAGAAAGCCATCAGATCTCGGGGAGTAGCAAGCAAAGTTGGATCGAGATTGTGCTCAGCGCAGAATAGTTCAAAGCCACTGGAAATTAGATCTGTGGGCACTTCATCGAAAAATATCAACGGGTCATCTTCACCCGTGGTAAGCCAGGTGTGTACACGCGTGAACTGTTCAAGAGCAAAGTGACCCGAAAATGGACCGATCGGGTGATCTATAGATTGTATGTAAGACATGGAGGATAAGTTTTCATCGAAAAAAGCCAGTTGCCGTTGCTTCCGCTTCAAGCTGTAGTTGTAAGGTGGGTCGTGTCTTTTTATCTCGTCCGTTTCCAGTATCGCTGCCTCTAGTGCTGAGCCGCATTCGATGTGGTCAATATTGTGCGTTTGAGTGAGCATCTCAAGCTTTCGTGGATCCTTATTGCGTTGTCCGCGAAAGTAGCTGTTGACTCGACTTTTCAATGATGTTGCCTTGCCTACATAGAGAATTTCACCCCTGGCGTTCATCATTTTGTATACGCCAGGTTTATCTGGTAGTGAAAGGCGCTTTTCGCTTTCGAGTGGGTATTGATATTTTGTGCGCTTGGTTTTTACCGGTTCCTTAAGCCAATCGCGGAGCTCCTCGACACTGTAGATGCCCTGTTTGGCGAGTTCGGCTACAAGTCCCTGCCAGATTGAAAAAGTCATTTCGACGTGGTGAGAAGAGCGTTTCAATTCACAGTTTGATGCACCAAAGAAGCCACCAAGACCGCGTATTCCGCGTGTGGGTAGATTAGGAAACAGCCGTCTGGCAATTTGATACGTGCATATCAGATCAAGCGGAAACGGCTCGTCACCGTGCTTTTCAAAGAGTTCATGGAGAAAGGGCTTTTCAAATGATGCATAATGCACCACTGCCGCATTTATTTGGTTTTCGGCACAATGTTTCTTCAGCGAGAAATATATTTCGCGTTCATGCACCGCATTGACCATCTCCTCATCTGATATTCCTGTAATTACCTGAATTCGAAATGGAATTTCCTTTTTGTCGGGTTGACTGACTAGTTTGCATTGAATCTTTCCCGGCTGCTGTTCGCTTGCGCTTGAGTCGCACCAGGCGATTTCAAGGATGCTGCCCAATACGGGATTTGCAGCTGTTGTCTGACAATCCAGAAACAAAAAGCGGTCACGCAATAGATTCATGTGCTGGCTCAATTTGTTGCTCGCTTTCTTTCCAGAACTGTTGGATATCTGACAAAATGCTGCTCGAAACTAACTCGTTGACTGAAGTGTCGAACCAGTCGTCTGGCATTGTGTCCACATAACTTGTTTCGACAAATCTTCTATCCATAAGCACTATCAAACCGCGATCGTTTTCTGAGCGAATTACTCTGCCTGCAGACTGGATTACCTTGGCCATTGCCGGATATGTATATGCATATTCGAAGCCAGAGCCGTAGTACTTTTCATAGTAACCGCGCAATAGTTCGCGTTCAAGATTGTAGTTCGGCAGGGCTGGTCCAACTATAATGGCGCCGATCACCGAATCTCCGGGATAGTCGACTCCTTCGGAAAAAACACCTCCCTGTACGGCGAAGATTAAAGTTGGCTCCTGTTGCGCTTTCAGCTGTTCGATGTAACGATTGACTTCGGTTGGGCGCATCTCAGGGGACTGTTTGATGAGAACAAATTTGTCAAATGTACATAGTTTTGCGACCTCATCGAGGAAACCAAAGCTAGGGAAAAAGACAAAATAGTTGCCCCGGCGAACCTCTGTAATTTTCATGATTGCTTGAGCGATCTTCTGGTAATTTTTGTCCCGATCCGAATACTTCGTCGACACTTGTGGGATTACAACAAGTTTGCGATTTAGTTTTGGAAACGGTGTCTGAAATTCCATTGTTTTTGTTTTTGCCGACTTGAAACCGGATAATTTTGCGTAGTATTCAAACGGTTTCAGGGTAGCTGAAAATGCCACCACGTTTGAGAATGCGTCATGCGCTGCCTTCAGCTTTTCTGAAGCATCGCAGCAAGTTATTTTGATGCTAGCACCGAGTGAATTTTCGCTATAGGTGGCGAAAAAATTGTCACCTTCGAAATCCAGGGCAGCTGTGAAGTCTGCCCAATCTCCACAGAGTTTTAAAATTGGGTCTTTCTGCTCAATGTCTATTTTTGCACCAAGGTAACGCATGACGAAATCTTTCAGGCGCTCGTTATGGTCCTTGAATGAATCCGGTATTACTTCAAGTTTTGCCTGTCTCGTACCATTGGGCTTGCACGAATATATGATTTCGATGCCTTTGTTAATGAGCGTTAGCGCTTCGGAGACGAAATTATGATTTTGTGTGGTCAAATCATTTTTTAGCAATTGCAAAGCGTATGTTGAAAGGCTGCCTGAATAATAATCAGTGGCTCGGCTCGGCAGATTGTGCGCCTCGTCGATGATCAGATTAGGTCTGTCCTTTTTCGCGGCGGTCTGATTGGTGAGACGCCCTAGCAATGAGCGCGGTGAAAAGACGTAATTGTAGTCTCCAATAACTACATCAGCACGTTCGATGCAATCGACACTAAGTTCGAATGGGCAGACTTTGTAATTCTCGCCCAGATCGCGAAAAGTCTGTGCTGAGAGATGTTTGTGTTTTGCTGCCTTGTTGACCAGGTCGTTTTCATAGACCTTTTGATAGTAATCTTTGGCATATTCGCAATAGTGTGGATTGCAGATTTGTTCAGCTTTTGGGCACAGCCTGGCTTTGGCTGTGATAGTCAGTGAGCGTAATTTGGGCTGTTTTTTTTGCAGCCTTTTTATTGCGTCTTCAGCGACTGAATGCTGGCTGTTTTTTGGCGTTACGTAGACAACGGTTTGCCCGCGTGCAAACGCTTCCTTTATAACCGGAAACATGACCCCGATCGTCTTTCCCAGTCCGGTTGGCGCCTGAATCAGCATCGGTTCATTATTAATCAGACCGGCCTCGACGTGATCGATGAGCTCGAGTTGACTTTGCCGAGGCGTAGCAAAAGGAAACGTCACATTGCGGGCAATCATCTTTCTGCGTGCTGCGTCAGCTTCGCGCAGTTCTGCTTCAGCTACCAATTCATCCAACCGTTTATCCAGCCAGGTTTCGTAGCTGGTCTGGTCGAAATGTATCGGTAGCTCTATCTCTTCGCCAGTGCGTGCCGAGACAAGTACGAAGCGACCGAGAGGCTTTACTCTCTCGGTAAGCATGAGCAGATACATATACGTTTTGAGTTGCATTGCGTAGGGATGATCGGCATTTTCCTTGAGCTTCTGCAACAAGTCCTGGATATCGAACGATGACTTGATTTCCTCGACTATAGTGACGGTGCCGTCCAGAATGCCGTCAATTTGTCCACTGACTATAAATTTGAAACCGCCACGCTCGAAGGTGTGACTTACTTTGACTTCACAACGATAGTTGTAGAACTCGCTCTGGCGTTTCTTTTGCAAGGCGACATGTAGTTCTTGTCCATTGGTCGGTAACGAGCCGTAGCCCGAATTGACTTCTATGCTGCCAGTGCGTGGCAATGGCAGTGCGAAGTCTCGCACTCCAATGTTTATCTTTTTCATCTGTCGTCGGCACCGTATGTGGTGGGGGATTAAAACGACTTTTATACCATTGGTATGTATGGTAGTACCGGAATTAGCTTAAGTCAAGACGTTCCTGGATGAATTCGCTTGCAATTGACTTGCCAAGTGGAAAATGGTCACAGAGTTGATGCAAAAGGGGTTTTATCGGTGAAAAATTCAGCCAGTCGCGGTATTGTTAACCAAAGCCAGAAAGGCAATTCTGGTGAAGGTAGCTGAGCCGGGAACTAAGTTTTACAATGCGCGTTCTTGTTGTGTCTTATAATCGACAATCTGCAGGCTAACGTTTGCTTTGGAGAAGACGGAATGAGTAGAAGAAAACTCGCTTTTGCTTGTGCGACAACTGTACTTGTGCAACTTGTTGTTCCTGTTTTTGCCAGTGACGCTGGTGCCTCTGGGACTTCTGGCAATTCTGCAAGTACTGCGAGTACTGCGAGTACTGCAAATGCTGCAAGTCCTCCTAATCCTGCAAATACTGTTAATACCGGTACTTCTGACAGCTCCAATGCGTCTGACCCATCGAACAGTGCGGCGATGTCCAGTTCGTCACAGGGCTCATCGCCCGCTGACCTGGTGTCGATCGAGTTAATGAGAGACGGACTGTCTGCTCCGTTGTTTTACTTGACGCCGGACATGCCGTTGAATGCTGCATATTTGCTTCCAATAGCTGATCCCGCTAATTTGTTGAAGGGCGAAGCGAAAGCATCCGAATCTAGCGATACAACTTCTGACACCACTTCCAATACCAATTCTGACGTTAAGGCTGGCGATAATTCCAATCAATCTGACAAGGCATCGGAATCACAAACAGCTGGCACTGGTGATGGTCCTGTAGTAATAGACAACGATCTCGAAAAAGAGATTCAGGTAACAGAATACGTCTGGAAAGAGATTCCTGATAGTGAAGGAAAAATGCACATCGATGCGGGCGGCCGCTTTCCCGTCACTGTCGTTACTTCACACACGAGCAAAACAGCTAAGGTTGGAGATCCCGTTGAGGCTCGCCTGAAAGTTGATATCAAAATTGGTGGCAGATTGATCGCGCCAAAGGGTGCCAAAGTGATCGGTCACATTGCTACTTGCGAAAAGGCAAGAAAAATGATTCAGGCTGAGTTCAGCACAAAACGTTGGATGCGGCCAAGCGGTTCTTTAGGTGTGCAATTTGACGAAATACTCACTGCCAGTGGTGACCACATACCGCTTGTGGCAACACCCGCACGACAGCCTCGAATCGTCAAAAATATGGCAGAGGGAAGAGTCCTCGGCGTCAATCACAAGGGGGAGATAGTCTCACCTTTATCCAGTCAAGTTAAGTCGCAGGCCGCTCACCTGGGTATTCGCGCAGCCGCTTCAGCCGCGGGGCCGTTTAGTTTCGGGATCGTTCCGGTAGCATATGGAGTCGCAGGCGCAATCAGCCCGAGTTTCGCTTTTATGCATCCGGTCGGAAAAAATGTTCGTCACCGCAGGCTGAAGGGATTTGGACTTGGTGTCGTTTCCGGTCTACCGGGTGGATTCCTGGTGGCAGACTCGATAATTCGAGGTGATGAAGCTATTATCAAGCCGGGTGATGAATTCCTGGCTGAGTTCAAGCAGAAGTTTACTGGCGAGGCTTCGACCGACGCTCAGCTGATGCCAAACGCAAAGGTCAAAGTTCATGGTGAAGTGATGCCGGGAGCGACCCCAACTGGCAAGTCAGGATCTGGTTCGTCAGGCAAGTCTGGTTCAGGTCCATCAAGCAAGGCGGGATCCAGTTCAGCGGGCAAGTCAGGTTCGAGCCCATCAGATAAATAGCGCAATTCGTAGTACCGTGATGAGCCTCAACGCCGACAGAACAAACCAGTCCAGCACGTTGATGAGCCAAAAGAGAACTTACTCGATCATTTGCGCAGCCATCGTGCTGACAACGGCGGTAGCGTTCTATTGGCGTGTTACATGGCATTCGATGCCAGGTCAAACATTCAATGGTCCATTACCGCCACTGAGTGAGAAAGAAGTCACCATCCGTGATGCATTGGCTAAGCACGTCCATGTTCTTGCGGAAGATATTGGAGAGCGCAATTCAACTCAATTTGAGCACTTGAATAAAGCGGCTGAATACATAATTCAAGAGTTCAAGATTATTGGCTATCAGCCGAGGTTTCAGGCATATGAGCTGAATGGGAAAACCTACAAAAATATTGAGGTAGAAATTGCAGGTAAAGATCCAAATGCAGCTATTTTGATTGTGGGCGCACATTATGATTCTGCCTTGAATTCGCCAGGCGCTGATGACAATGCCTCCGGCGTCGCATCTTTGCTTGAATTGTCGCGGGCGCTGTGGGGCAAACAGTTTGACCGCAAAATCAAAATTGTCGCCTTTGCCAATGGTGAGCCGCCTTATGCAAATACTCCGGATTCAGGTAGCCATCGCTATGCTCAATTAGCAAAGGGCTACGGTGCAAAAATCAAAGGCATGATTTCACTGGACGAACTCGGCTATTACTCCGATTCGCCAGAGTCGGAGAAATTGCCGGTGAACATTTTTTCTTACTATCCAGCTGTTGGTGATTTCGTTATGGCGGTCGGAAATGCTGAGTCAGCATCGTTTTGTCGAGGCGCCGTCGAGTCATTCAGGAATAGCACAAAATTTCCGAGTGAGGGAATCATTTGTCGTGATTCGGTAAATCCTCAGGGCATGGAAGGGGTCGATCATGTGGAGTTCTGGAAGGCTGGCTATCCGGCCGTCATGTTTACCGACACCGGGGCGGATCGGGACCCCGTTATCCATTCCGCTGAGGATGTTTCTAGCCGGGTAGATGCCGACAGGCTCTGCAGAGTCACCGGTGGGCTCGTCGCCGTGCTTATGAGTCTCGCTAGTAACTGAAAAATATGTTCTTCTTGGAGCATTTGGCTGCCAACTACGTACAACCACGAATTTACATCAATGAAGCAGTAAGTATCATTGATCTGTTCAGAACTAAAGGGCAAAGATATGAAAGTTAGACGACTTGAGACCCTGGTAGCTCTCGTAGCTTGTTTAACCCTGGCAAATCCGGTCTTCGCACAAAACGTCCTTCGGGGCAGTGCGCAGTACAGCGATCTCAATTCCGGCGGAGCGAATACTTCGTTGAAACGCAGCGATGTTCGTCCTTCGTCGAATGCGCCTGATTCGTTTGCTCCGCAAGGCGACGTCGGTGAGCCTGTGTTCGCGCCTGCTAGTTTCTCGGTTCCGTTGATGGCACCTCCCCCAGCACCTCCTGCGAATCCGGCTTTTGGACTAAACGCGCAGTCAGAGAGTGAGAGTGATTTTCAGGGTCAGCAAGGTGTGCCGGGTTTAGACCAGCAGCAGTATGCGCCTCACGCCTTGAGCGCTCAGCAAGATCAACAACCGCGTCAAATGTCGAATCCGAACGACCCTGACAGCTCGCCAGAAATGAAACTGTTGTGGGATGCCTGGCATCATCGTGTGGCTGAGGCTGTATTCATTCGATACTCTACTATGGCTAACGCTGGATTCGCGAACAGTCCGCCTATTGGCGCAATTGCGGCCTATACAGTCTCGCGTGACGGAAGGATTTCCAATGTGCATTTGAATCAGAAAAGCCCTAACGCGCTCTATAACGCCTGTGTGATTATGGCAATTCAATCTCTCAACGGAAACATGGCTATTTTGCAATTCCCACCGAACTCGCGACGTATGAGCGTTGAAAAGGTTGGTCAATTCACTCAAAATTACGGACAGCAAATCGGTTTCAAGACAGTTGTCGGAGATCAGGAAACTATCCCGGGCCGACGTTGATTGGGGAAATCAGCTCCGTTTGAAACCGTTTGAGACTCGATTCCGTTTGAAACCGTTTGAGACTCGGTTCCGTTTGAAACCGTTTGAGACTCGGTTCCGTTTGAAACCGTCTAAGACTCAGCTCCGTTTGAAATCATTTGAGACTCAGCTCTTCTTAAGACTAATCTTCCGTTGCTTTTGCAATTGCGATTGTCGTACGCACCAGACCAGGTGTACCTCCTTCGTACACTAGATACCTGGAGACCCAGGCTGGAGCGAATTTGGCTTTATAGTTCCGCAATCCCTTATAAGAAAAGAAGCGGTTCATATGTTCATATATCTGGTGAACAGCACGTTCTTGCAGTGTTGCATCACTTTCAGTGCCAACTCCGGAGAGGGCAGCCAGACCCAGGCTGAAGTGAGTAAATCCGGCTTGATGCAGCATCAGTAGCATTTTTGCGAACAGAAAGTCCATTGCACCGTTTGGTACTTCCACGCGATGTCGCATCAAATCAATGGTCACCTCTCCTGGCTGATACGACCTGACCTGGTTTGCGAAGGCAATGATTTTTCCGTTTGGATCGACAAGATTGTAGGTGGTGTCATGTTGAAGTTCGGACTTATCAAATTGTCCCAGGCTGAATCCGCGTTCTCGTCTTCCGGGTAATGATAGCCATTCATCGGATACTGCCTTCAATTCAGCTAGTTCTTCCTCCGAGTGGGGCGCCAGCGATTGAACAACTTTGTAGCCGTCGCGTTCCAGTTTTTTGATAGGGCTTTTGAAGGTCTTCTTGTTAACAGTTTCGTTGCAAAAAGAAGCCAAATCAACTACACCGTCTTCGCCAATCTTCAATACGTCTAGTTTTAGCTCTTCGTATATCGGTAAGAATTCTGCCGGCACCTGCATAAATGCGCAAGACCAGCCGTTCTCGTGGCAATAATTTAGAAACTGTCTGGTCATCTCTAATATCTTTTCGGGCGGACCGACGGGATCTCCCAGGCTGATTGCGATTGCATTTTCTGTTTTATATGCGACAAACGATTGTCTATCAGGTGAAAACAGGTACGATTTGTCGGGCAGTAATTTGTATCGATCCAGTGATGTGCGCCCATGTTTGTTGAGAATTTCTTCCGCCAGGTGGCGCTCTCGGGGATGAGTATTGAGTTGATAATTGATTGGTCTGAACAGACTGGCAATCACAAAAACTGGAACGATGTATCCGACAACTTGTAATGACTCGATGAACCAGCGAGCATATCTGGTATGCGCTGTAAGATCAGTATTTCCGAGCTGAGTGATACCACTTATGGCACGTTCGAAACAACTTCGAAGGCTGAAACTGACTCCAAAGTCGATTTTGTCTAACAGCCAGAAACCGAGTGTGCCGTAACCAATCGCAACTACAATCAGCACAGAGCTGACTAGGACCGCAAACCGTATGGAGTTTGATTCGCTTTTTACGCGAAAGTGATTACGCAAGATCAGAAGGAATCCACACCCTAAAATCGGTGGTACGGCAGAATAGCTTGGTAAGTCTATTTCACTGATTTTTCGTGCTAGCCAAATTGAATGTTCGCCGCCGATACGCAGAAGTTGCAATGTCGCCGACAAGCCGTTGATCAGTACGGCCATCCACCAGGCTGTCCGCTTGCGGCGCCAAAGGTTGAACGAGAGGTAGATCAATAGAAGAGCAAAACCAAGTTCTACAGTTTTGCTCAGGTGATAAAGTTCGAATGGAACTAGTGCGGAAAAGAGTTTCGGATGTTTTTCGAAGCGCACCAATAGCGGTTGCACTGTGCCAATCAGACCGGCGAGCAGAGTCGTGCCGGAAACAAGCCAGATTGGCCAATCTGCAAAGGTTCCGATTGGGTCAATATCTTCAGGTTTGAGAAATCGCCTGGCCGCGGCCGTCAGCCCACCGCTGGTAAATTCCGGTTCCGCTTGACTTTGTTCGGGCTGAGTTGTTTCGTCTGGCACGGTATTGGCTACTTACGTCAATTGCTCGATTCGCTTATTAAGGCTATTGACTCAGGATTTTCGATTAGTCTGAGCTTAGCGGCGCGGTTCATTCGCTTAATTTTCCATTCCAACTTCATAGCATCAACTTTCGTGTCTAATTTCCATGCAAACAGAAGCTTTACGGGGCGATTGGCGCGAGTGTATTTAGCTCCTTTGCCTGAGTTATGGTTCTCAATGCGCTGCTGAACGTCATTGGTCCACCCTGTGTAGAGGGATCCATTAGAACATTCAATTACGTATGTATAAAAAGGCATATGGCAATTCCAGTTAATGGAACTACCATAGCAGATGCAATTCGGTTTTTAGATGACCGGGCTTTATGACGCCGTTTCTATTCGGACTCAGATCGATTTGGATTCAGATCGATTCAAATTAAGTCACGTCAGCGTCAACTATGTCGTCGCTCTCGGCAGTCGAACTCGATGAACTGCTGCTTTCTCCATTGCTTTCGTTAGTTGTCGAACTGGAGCTGGCGTTGGCCGTAACATCTTGTTGGATATTGACCAGCGCACCGCGCAATTCATTCATGAGACCCTTTAGTTTGTCTGTGTCAGAGTCAGCGCGATTTTCTATACGAGTTCTGATATCGCCGATTAGTTGCTCTGCCTTGTGTCTGTTCGTCTCGGTTACTTTATTACCGCCGTCCCGAATCTGCCGTTCAACCGAGTAGCAGAGGTTATCAGCCTCATTCCGAAGATCCGCGGCTTCTCGCACCTTCGCGTCTTCATTGGCATGGCTTTCTGCTTCTTTTACGAGTCTGCCGACGTCATCTTTTGACAAGTTGGTGCTGGCAGTTATGGTGATTTTCTGCTCTTTGCCGCTCTGTTCATCGCGGGCAGTGACACTCAAAATGCCGTTTGCATCAATATCGAACGACACTTCGATTCTTGGCACCGCGCGTGGTGCGGGCTTGATTCCGTCGAGGCGGAAATTACCCAGCATTTTGTTGTCTTTAGCCATTTGTCTTTCACCCTGAAAGACCTGGATGTCGACAGCAGGTTGATTATCTTCAGCGGTCGAGAAGGTTTGCGACTTGTGAGTCGGGATTGTTGTGTTGCGTTCAACCAGTTTTGTGAATACACCACCCATAGTCTCGATTCCGAGCGAGAGCGGAGTGACGTCGAGGAGTACAACGTCTTTTACTTCGCCGCCCAGAACGCCAGCTTGAATCGCAGCTCCGATGGCTACAACTTCATCAGGATTGACGGTTTGATTCGGCTCTTTGCCGCCGGTCAAACTCTTCACCAATTCTTGAACTGCTGGAATGCGTGACGAACCTCCGACAAGCACAACTTCATTGATATCTGCTGTAGTCAAATTGGCATCTTTCAGTGCTTGCTCGACTGGCTTGCGGCAGCGCTCAACCAGGTGTCGGGTCAATTCATTGAACTTGGCGCGGGTTATGCGCATATCCAGATGTTTTGGTCCGGACTCATTGGCTGTTATGAATGGCAGCGAAATGCTGGTTTCATTCACCTGTGACAATTCTATTTTTGCCTTTTCAGCAGCTTCAGTAAGTCTTTGAAGAGCTTGTGCGTCTTTGCGAAGATCGATGCCCTCAAGACGTTTGAATTCTTCTGCCAACCAGTCAACGATGACGTGGTCGAAGTCATCGCCGCCGAGGTGTGTGTCACCTGAAGTTGCGTGTACTTCGAATACTCCGTCACCTACTTCTAAAATCGAGACGTCGAATGTGCCACCACCCAGGTCGAACACGAGGATGGTTTCGTTCGCCTTTTTGTCAATGCCGTAGGCGAGTGCTGCTGCTGTCGGTTCGTTGATGATACGCAGCACGTCGAGACCTGCGATTACACCGGCGTTTTTTGTCGATTGACGTTGCGAGTCATTGAAGTAAGCTGGAACTGTGATGACTGCTCCTGTTACCTTTTCTCCGAGATATTTTTCCGCATCATCTTTCAGTTTGCGCAAGATGACTGCTGAGATTTCTTCAGGCGTGTAATCTTTGTCTTGAATGACAACTTTGCAGCCACCGTCGGCTGTTTCTTTAACTTTGTAGGAAACGATGTCGCGTTCACCCTGGACCTCGTCGAAGCGGCGTCCTACGAATCGTTTGATGGAGTATATGGTGTTCTGCGGATTAACAACTGCTTGACGTCTTGCCAGCTGCCCAACCAACCTTTCGCCGGTTTTCGAGTATGCCACTACTGAAGGCGTAGTTCGGAGTCCCTCAGCATTGGCTATCACAGCCGGTTTTCCACCTTCCATGACTGCTACTACTGAGTTTGTCGTACCTAAATCTATGCCGACTGCCTTTGCCATTTTCTACTCCTAATTTCCTTTACTAACTTCTACATACAACACTGAGTGTTGTTTGCCGCCCAACTCAACAAATAATTAGTGAATGGGTTTGAAGCGCGGAAGCCAATTTTACCAAGCTGCTTCAGCTCGGTATATGGCTGAGCCTGCAATCGCTACATAAGGTCTTAATTCAAACATTGATCGGATTCACGCTGTGTTGTGCTCGATAGCGCTGCTGTTATTGATAGGCGGCATTCCAGTGCTTAAGCTGCTGAACGATGGTGGGCGCATGAGCTCGCTGCTGACTGATCCAGCTTGATTGCGCTTGGTCCGCATTTATCCACTCCGGCTCAGGTGAGAGAGCGGGGGTGAGTGTTGCGCTATGCAAACGTTTACATCACGATGAGTCGTACTCGCACCACCAGTAGTGGCGAATCGACGTGGAGAGGATGGACTGTTTTTTGTTATCGTCGCGAGCACCTATATATAGAACCAGCTCCACACATTTTTTGAATTTTGTCGATTCTGCTTTTTAGTAACAACTCGGTAAGTTCTCTTGACTACTTTGTAAGCACGGTCGACACCGCAACTGTGCTGAAGGGAACGGCAGCTGAGGCAAGACCGA
Above is a genomic segment from Candidatus Melainabacteria bacterium containing:
- a CDS encoding M28 family peptidase — translated: MSLNADRTNQSSTLMSQKRTYSIICAAIVLTTAVAFYWRVTWHSMPGQTFNGPLPPLSEKEVTIRDALAKHVHVLAEDIGERNSTQFEHLNKAAEYIIQEFKIIGYQPRFQAYELNGKTYKNIEVEIAGKDPNAAILIVGAHYDSALNSPGADDNASGVASLLELSRALWGKQFDRKIKIVAFANGEPPYANTPDSGSHRYAQLAKGYGAKIKGMISLDELGYYSDSPESEKLPVNIFSYYPAVGDFVMAVGNAESASFCRGAVESFRNSTKFPSEGIICRDSVNPQGMEGVDHVEFWKAGYPAVMFTDTGADRDPVIHSAEDVSSRVDADRLCRVTGGLVAVLMSLASN
- a CDS encoding ATP-dependent DNA helicase produces the protein MKKINIGVRDFALPLPRTGSIEVNSGYGSLPTNGQELHVALQKKRQSEFYNYRCEVKVSHTFERGGFKFIVSGQIDGILDGTVTIVEEIKSSFDIQDLLQKLKENADHPYAMQLKTYMYLLMLTERVKPLGRFVLVSARTGEEIELPIHFDQTSYETWLDKRLDELVAEAELREADAARRKMIARNVTFPFATPRQSQLELIDHVEAGLINNEPMLIQAPTGLGKTIGVMFPVIKEAFARGQTVVYVTPKNSQHSVAEDAIKRLQKKQPKLRSLTITAKARLCPKAEQICNPHYCEYAKDYYQKVYENDLVNKAAKHKHLSAQTFRDLGENYKVCPFELSVDCIERADVVIGDYNYVFSPRSLLGRLTNQTAAKKDRPNLIIDEAHNLPSRATDYYSGSLSTYALQLLKNDLTTQNHNFVSEALTLINKGIEIIYSCKPNGTRQAKLEVIPDSFKDHNERLKDFVMRYLGAKIDIEQKDPILKLCGDWADFTAALDFEGDNFFATYSENSLGASIKITCCDASEKLKAAHDAFSNVVAFSATLKPFEYYAKLSGFKSAKTKTMEFQTPFPKLNRKLVVIPQVSTKYSDRDKNYQKIAQAIMKITEVRRGNYFVFFPSFGFLDEVAKLCTFDKFVLIKQSPEMRPTEVNRYIEQLKAQQEPTLIFAVQGGVFSEGVDYPGDSVIGAIIVGPALPNYNLERELLRGYYEKYYGSGFEYAYTYPAMAKVIQSAGRVIRSENDRGLIVLMDRRFVETSYVDTMPDDWFDTSVNELVSSSILSDIQQFWKESEQQIEPAHESIA
- a CDS encoding excinuclease ABC subunit C, whose translation is MNLLRDRFLFLDCQTTAANPVLGSILEIAWCDSSASEQQPGKIQCKLVSQPDKKEIPFRIQVITGISDEEMVNAVHEREIYFSLKKHCAENQINAAVVHYASFEKPFLHELFEKHGDEPFPLDLICTYQIARRLFPNLPTRGIRGLGGFFGASNCELKRSSHHVEMTFSIWQGLVAELAKQGIYSVEELRDWLKEPVKTKRTKYQYPLESEKRLSLPDKPGVYKMMNARGEILYVGKATSLKSRVNSYFRGQRNKDPRKLEMLTQTHNIDHIECGSALEAAILETDEIKRHDPPYNYSLKRKQRQLAFFDENLSSMSYIQSIDHPIGPFSGHFALEQFTRVHTWLTTGEDDPLIFFDEVPTDLISSGFELFCAEHNLDPTLLATPRDLMAFCIRFIRKSARLSQQSNGEATNPLDTGEPDDDDLEDEDSDDSLVEYTPEDVSGKFGRLFKRIAKSYLRGKVLTRLLNSRIIFQEKSKIRRLEVRSGEIVHSDDSLELKNAAKEQLWQNLDVMTYDRISVLLSEIIRMRAAGQNVIIEPDMPLSIVSHQII